Proteins encoded in a region of the Paucibacter sediminis genome:
- a CDS encoding YCF48-related protein, giving the protein MMKTLCKRAATLLLGLALAVDGRAVTLQPAERVAHASQAPMLAAAWAGAQKKRAVAVGAHGVVLLSDDHGASWRQARTVPVDVTLTGVAFANEREGWAVGHAGVVLHSADGGDSWTLQRSAPQEDRPLFAVHFFDREHGVAVGLWSLVLLTRDGGRHWQAQELPAPPGAKRADLNLYGLFAGPDGTLYAAAEKGYLLHSADGGQQWSYLATGYRGSFWAGAALADGVLLAGGLRGALYRSADAGRSWGRIEAGTNTSIAGLVRLGERGALAVSQDGQLLRSDDAGASFHPQAQPQRPRLAALLADDANRAPLLFSNQGPLPIDSH; this is encoded by the coding sequence ATGATGAAGACACTCTGCAAACGCGCCGCCACCCTGCTACTGGGCCTGGCCCTGGCGGTCGATGGCCGTGCCGTGACCCTGCAGCCGGCCGAGCGCGTGGCACATGCGAGCCAGGCGCCCATGCTGGCGGCCGCCTGGGCGGGCGCGCAGAAAAAGCGTGCGGTGGCGGTCGGTGCGCATGGCGTGGTGCTGCTGTCGGACGACCACGGCGCCAGCTGGCGCCAGGCCCGCACCGTGCCGGTGGACGTGACGCTCACCGGCGTTGCCTTCGCCAACGAGCGCGAGGGCTGGGCGGTGGGCCATGCCGGCGTGGTGCTGCACAGCGCCGATGGCGGCGACAGCTGGACGCTGCAGCGCAGCGCGCCGCAGGAAGACCGGCCGCTGTTCGCCGTGCACTTCTTCGACCGCGAGCATGGCGTGGCCGTGGGCCTGTGGTCGCTAGTGCTGCTGACCCGCGATGGCGGCCGCCATTGGCAGGCACAGGAGCTGCCCGCACCGCCCGGTGCCAAGCGCGCCGACCTGAATCTCTACGGCCTGTTCGCGGGCCCCGACGGCACGCTCTATGCCGCGGCCGAGAAGGGCTATCTGCTGCATTCGGCCGATGGCGGCCAGCAGTGGAGCTATCTCGCCACCGGCTACCGCGGCTCCTTCTGGGCCGGCGCCGCGCTGGCGGATGGCGTGCTGCTGGCGGGCGGCCTGCGCGGCGCGCTCTACCGCAGCGCCGATGCGGGCCGCAGCTGGGGCCGCATCGAGGCCGGCACCAACACATCGATTGCGGGCCTCGTCAGGCTGGGCGAGCGCGGCGCGCTGGCCGTCAGCCAGGACGGCCAGCTGCTGCGCAGCGACGACGCCGGCGCCAGCTTCCATCCTCAGGCCCAGCCGCAGCGCCCGCGCCTGGCCGCGCTGCTCGCGGATGACGCGAACCGCGCGCCGCTGCTGTTCTCGAACCAGGGCCCCCTGCCCATCGACTCGCACTGA
- a CDS encoding DUF1302 domain-containing protein: MNKPQLAARAVAAATAIVCAGASAETFNTEFVSGSFDSTLSVGTGIRTNAPDGGRVIEGNSGGPAGRLAWTSGLGDQGDLNYAKGDAFTTYLKGSHELLLKFPESVTAMARVSWLRDFSATRTTGWSSATTPPGLDGNLADDARRDLRFKARVLDLWVSKKFDFEDQSVRVRAGNQVISWGESLFIPGGINVTNAVDVMRLSQPGTQLKEAILPAPIVSAAAGLGHGLNIEGYVQLGWNANYMPPTGSFWSSFNGLGAGHGAYGYPETKAKNSGQWGVSLRYQPQGTQLNLGAYAINYHDKSPSFTFNDPNGGMGWVYGENRKLYGLSANFPLGDWAIGAEFSYRPKDAATINAATTGCASQNGNCWVDTSRMQLALTALFSLTPDSAPGLLNLLGAQTGTLLAEAVAIRFPRLQQQYGDDLISAGGWGWGQQTSASGTPVAVGTKNSAGINFDFSWVYDGSLIPGWQVVPELYYFRALSGRTPNGAATFMKGAHSANFIVSFIQNPARWQFAVNYARFMGGETAVDQPYRDRSFIGLNASRNF; the protein is encoded by the coding sequence ATCAACAAGCCCCAACTCGCGGCGCGCGCCGTCGCGGCCGCCACGGCCATCGTCTGCGCTGGCGCCAGCGCCGAAACCTTCAACACCGAGTTCGTCTCGGGCAGCTTCGATTCGACCCTCAGCGTCGGTACCGGCATACGTACCAATGCCCCGGATGGCGGCCGCGTCATCGAGGGCAACAGCGGCGGGCCGGCCGGCCGCCTGGCCTGGACCAGCGGCCTGGGCGACCAGGGCGACCTCAACTACGCCAAGGGCGATGCCTTCACCACCTACCTCAAGGGCTCGCACGAGCTGCTGCTCAAGTTCCCCGAGAGCGTCACCGCGATGGCGCGGGTGAGCTGGCTGCGCGACTTCTCGGCCACTCGCACCACCGGCTGGAGCAGTGCCACCACGCCGCCGGGCCTGGACGGCAACCTGGCCGATGACGCACGCCGCGACCTGCGCTTCAAGGCGCGCGTGCTGGACCTCTGGGTCAGCAAGAAGTTCGACTTTGAGGACCAGTCCGTGCGCGTGCGCGCCGGCAACCAGGTGATCAGCTGGGGCGAGAGCCTGTTCATCCCGGGCGGCATCAACGTCACCAACGCGGTCGACGTGATGCGCCTCTCGCAGCCCGGCACCCAGCTCAAGGAGGCCATCCTGCCCGCGCCCATCGTCAGCGCCGCCGCCGGCCTGGGCCATGGCCTGAACATCGAGGGCTATGTGCAGCTGGGCTGGAACGCCAACTACATGCCACCCACCGGCAGCTTCTGGTCCAGCTTCAACGGCCTGGGCGCCGGCCACGGCGCCTATGGCTATCCGGAAACCAAGGCGAAAAACAGCGGCCAATGGGGCGTCTCGCTGCGCTACCAGCCGCAGGGCACGCAGCTGAACCTGGGCGCCTACGCGATCAACTACCACGACAAGTCGCCGTCCTTCACCTTCAACGACCCGAACGGCGGCATGGGCTGGGTGTACGGCGAGAACCGCAAGCTCTACGGCCTCTCGGCCAACTTCCCGCTGGGCGACTGGGCCATCGGCGCCGAGTTCTCCTACCGCCCCAAGGACGCGGCCACCATCAACGCCGCCACCACCGGCTGCGCCTCGCAGAACGGCAACTGCTGGGTCGATACCTCGCGCATGCAGCTGGCGCTCACCGCGCTGTTCAGCCTGACGCCGGACTCGGCCCCCGGGCTGCTGAATCTGCTAGGCGCGCAGACCGGCACCTTGCTGGCCGAGGCGGTGGCGATACGCTTCCCGCGCCTGCAGCAGCAGTACGGCGATGACCTGATCTCGGCCGGCGGCTGGGGCTGGGGCCAGCAGACCTCGGCCAGCGGCACGCCGGTGGCGGTGGGCACGAAGAACTCGGCGGGCATCAACTTCGACTTCAGCTGGGTCTACGACGGCTCGTTGATCCCGGGCTGGCAGGTGGTGCCGGAGCTCTACTACTTCCGCGCGCTGAGCGGCCGCACGCCCAATGGCGCCGCCACCTTCATGAAGGGCGCGCATTCGGCCAACTTCATCGTCAGCTTCATCCAGAACCCGGCGCGCTGGCAGTTTGCCGTCAACTACGCCCGCTTCATGGGTGGCGAGACGGCGGTCGACCAGCCCTACCGCGACCGCAGCTTCATCGGCCTCAACGCCTCGCGCAACTTCTGA
- a CDS encoding DUF1329 domain-containing protein, with translation MADPISKRRFHAALLAAACLALAGPNNAIAADASQLGGKLTPLGGDAAASKDGRIPAWTNEAQASEGWAYGKLRKDFWKYKADKPLHSITAANAAEHAEQLSPGQLALLKQNPGFQMDVYPTRRSCGAPDFVAENTRKNVSAAKMGEDGWSLKSAAVPGIPFPLPSTGAQAMMNFKMRYHGVGTDFPNGFTFVSPRRGSEDWIQAGFEQTMFYPWGKKGSAKLSDVGNIEYFTYFSYKSPAALAGQALAANVLLDNPSGETFYYFPGQRRVRRLPAYAYDAPQIGFENQYLLDETIMFTGTLDRFDWKLVGKKELLVPYNALGVYDFKAKVSDLVQKNALAASARRYELHRVWVVEASVKKGARHVSPKRTYYLDEDSWNAVLAEDYDMQGALWKVREGYLIPVYETGSCDVAAFSQYNLPEGRYIFDFSTVGAGVDVRWLTEPSGERMKAPFYTSDNLRAISDR, from the coding sequence ATGGCTGATCCGATTTCCAAGCGTCGATTCCATGCGGCCCTGTTGGCCGCGGCCTGCCTGGCCCTGGCGGGCCCCAATAACGCCATCGCGGCCGACGCCAGCCAACTCGGCGGCAAGCTGACCCCGCTGGGCGGCGACGCGGCCGCCAGCAAGGATGGCCGCATCCCGGCCTGGACGAATGAGGCGCAGGCCAGCGAGGGCTGGGCCTACGGCAAGCTGCGCAAGGATTTCTGGAAGTACAAGGCCGACAAGCCGCTGCACTCGATCACTGCCGCCAATGCCGCCGAGCATGCCGAGCAGCTGAGCCCCGGCCAGCTGGCCCTGCTGAAGCAGAACCCCGGCTTCCAGATGGACGTCTACCCGACGCGGCGCAGCTGCGGCGCGCCGGACTTCGTGGCCGAGAACACCAGGAAGAACGTCAGCGCCGCCAAGATGGGCGAGGACGGCTGGAGCCTCAAGTCGGCAGCGGTGCCGGGCATTCCCTTCCCGCTGCCCAGCACCGGCGCGCAGGCCATGATGAATTTCAAGATGCGCTACCACGGGGTGGGCACGGACTTCCCCAACGGCTTCACCTTCGTCTCGCCGCGCCGCGGCAGCGAGGACTGGATCCAGGCCGGCTTCGAGCAGACCATGTTCTACCCCTGGGGCAAGAAGGGCTCGGCCAAGCTCTCTGACGTCGGCAATATCGAGTACTTCACCTACTTCAGCTACAAGTCGCCGGCGGCGCTGGCCGGTCAGGCGCTGGCGGCCAATGTCCTGCTGGACAACCCCAGCGGCGAGACCTTCTACTACTTCCCCGGCCAGCGCCGCGTGCGCCGCCTGCCGGCCTATGCCTACGACGCGCCGCAGATCGGTTTCGAGAACCAGTACCTGCTGGACGAGACCATCATGTTCACCGGCACGCTGGACCGTTTCGACTGGAAGCTGGTCGGCAAGAAGGAACTGCTGGTGCCCTACAACGCGCTGGGCGTTTACGACTTCAAGGCCAAGGTGTCGGACCTGGTGCAGAAGAACGCGCTGGCCGCGAGCGCGCGCCGCTACGAGCTGCACCGCGTCTGGGTGGTCGAGGCCAGCGTCAAGAAGGGCGCGCGCCATGTCTCGCCCAAGCGCACCTACTACCTCGACGAGGACAGCTGGAACGCCGTGCTGGCCGAGGACTACGACATGCAGGGCGCGCTCTGGAAGGTGCGCGAGGGCTACCTGATCCCGGTCTACGAGACCGGCAGCTGCGACGTGGCCGCCTTCAGCCAATACAACCTGCCCGAGGGCCGCTACATCTTCGACTTCAGCACCGTGGGTGCGGGCGTCGACGTCCGGTGGCTGACCGAACCGAGCGGCGAGCGCATGAAGGCGCCCTTCTACACCTCGGACAACCTGCGTGCCATCAGCGATCGCTGA
- a CDS encoding amidase: protein MPIPSESNELCYLSASAALQLFRQRELSPVELLNAQLAQAEKLEPQLNAFSAQRLELAMQAAREAEQRYARGGAPLRALEGIPVALKNEHTLCGWVTTKGSWLQGNQPDTVNAPITQRLLDAGAVIHAQTNVPEFYMAGFTRSVRHGVTRNPWNLAMTPGGSSGGSGAALAAGMTTLASGSDIGGSIRIPASYCGVVGLKPSYGRVPVTPIGYALHTMNHIGPMARTVADCALMFNVVNGPHPADPATVSPKLEVPLAFAPVKGLRIALSYDLNFYRVHEDVRRALEQVAQALREQGAIVEPVALDWDERAADAVLQRLGYETGREFASRILLQDAPTSDYIRQFAADGLKVSGEQYLATNEVIGRMYDSMARLMASHDALICPTMASIGSSAEGESDSSAILRSDAMTYPFNLLSRHPVLSVPAGVASNGVPIGVQVVGRTLDEGSVFRIGAAIEAACWAGRRPAL, encoded by the coding sequence ATGCCCATCCCATCCGAATCCAACGAGCTCTGCTACCTGAGCGCCAGCGCGGCGCTGCAACTGTTCCGCCAGCGCGAGCTCTCGCCGGTCGAGCTGCTGAACGCCCAGCTGGCGCAGGCGGAAAAGCTGGAGCCGCAGCTGAATGCCTTCAGCGCCCAGCGCCTGGAGCTGGCCATGCAGGCGGCACGCGAGGCCGAGCAGCGCTATGCCCGAGGCGGTGCCCCGCTGCGCGCGCTGGAAGGCATTCCGGTGGCGCTGAAGAACGAGCACACCCTGTGCGGCTGGGTCACCACCAAGGGCTCCTGGCTGCAGGGCAACCAGCCCGACACCGTCAACGCGCCGATCACCCAGCGCCTGCTCGATGCCGGCGCCGTCATCCATGCCCAGACCAATGTGCCGGAGTTCTACATGGCCGGCTTCACCCGCTCGGTGCGGCATGGCGTGACCCGCAATCCCTGGAACCTGGCGATGACCCCGGGCGGCTCCAGCGGCGGCAGCGGCGCGGCGCTGGCGGCCGGCATGACCACGCTGGCCTCGGGCTCGGACATCGGCGGTTCGATCCGCATCCCCGCCAGCTACTGCGGCGTGGTCGGGCTCAAGCCCAGCTATGGCCGGGTGCCGGTGACGCCGATCGGCTATGCCCTGCACACCATGAACCATATCGGCCCGATGGCGCGCACGGTGGCCGATTGCGCGCTGATGTTCAATGTGGTGAACGGCCCGCATCCGGCCGACCCCGCCACCGTCAGCCCCAAGCTGGAGGTGCCGCTGGCGTTCGCGCCCGTCAAGGGCCTGCGCATCGCGCTCTCCTACGACCTCAACTTCTACCGCGTGCACGAGGATGTGCGGCGCGCGCTCGAGCAGGTGGCCCAGGCCTTGCGCGAGCAGGGCGCGATCGTCGAGCCGGTGGCGCTGGACTGGGATGAGCGCGCCGCCGACGCCGTGCTGCAGCGCCTGGGCTACGAGACCGGGCGCGAGTTCGCCAGCCGCATCCTGCTGCAGGACGCGCCCACCAGCGACTACATCCGCCAGTTCGCCGCCGACGGCCTGAAGGTCAGCGGCGAGCAGTACCTGGCCACCAACGAGGTGATCGGGCGCATGTACGACTCGATGGCGCGCCTGATGGCCAGCCACGACGCGCTGATCTGCCCCACCATGGCCAGCATCGGCAGCTCGGCCGAGGGCGAGAGCGACAGCAGCGCGATCCTGCGCAGCGATGCCATGACCTATCCCTTCAATCTGCTGAGCCGGCATCCGGTGCTTAGCGTGCCCGCGGGTGTGGCCAGCAATGGCGTGCCGATCGGCGTGCAGGTGGTCGGCCGCACGCTCGACGAGGGCAGCGTGTTCCGCATCGGCGCGGCGATCGAGGCCGCCTGCTGGGCGGGCCGGCGCCCGGCACTCTGA
- a CDS encoding efflux RND transporter permease subunit, whose amino-acid sequence MTQRFLDRLEAFCFGRRKLVMAALLLLTLVMGYFGSRLRMEAGFEKHLPSNHPYVATFHAYRNDVMGANRLNIVVRARQGTIWTAAALSRLYQVTQAVTFLPNVERLGVQSLWTPNSFVNEITEEGFRADPLIDGSVTPESLDEASIAKIRAAALQGGFVGTLVSRGQDSAMISAELIETGADGRQLDYVAYNRILEQQLRQRFEDQDFAIEIIGFAKQVGEIADAAGSVLAYFGLALLLTAAAVYWYCRSLLFTLLPILCSFTSLVWQFGALQLLGFGLDPLAVLVPFLVFAIGVSHGVQQINFIVREVSLGRSCEAACRASLTGLLIPGTLALATAFVSFITLLLIPIPMVRELAIAASLGVAFKIVTNLLMLPVAASFFRVERSYADAAMALREARADWLRLLARIARPRHAAVCLGLVAVLFGLAVWQSHGRVVGTVEPGAPELRPDARFNRDAVSIAANYDTGLDWLTVIFEASAAPGALATQDGIGFCGNVNIGLFQDRFVWAMQPVPGVLSVSAFSDQMKQYNLGYNEGNPKMEAVPLDAANFAALATEIARTRGTMRKDCSMTAVHLYLTDHKAVTIQRVIEAVKAFAAGHAEAGVQIRLASGNAGVLAAVNETLEASELPMMLYVYAAIVLLVFATYRDFRAVLACCLPLTIGTFIGYWFMKELQIGLTVATLPVMVLAVGIGVDYAFYIYNRLQLHLARGQSIVQALEQAILEVGTATIFTAITLALGVATWSFSALKFQADMGKLLAFMFMVNMVMAMTALPAFAVWLERLLPRRRPARVPGLMLH is encoded by the coding sequence ATGACGCAGCGTTTCCTGGATCGCCTAGAGGCCTTCTGCTTCGGGCGGCGCAAGCTGGTGATGGCGGCGCTGCTGCTGCTGACGCTGGTGATGGGCTATTTCGGCTCGCGGCTGCGCATGGAGGCCGGCTTCGAGAAGCACCTGCCCAGCAACCATCCCTATGTGGCGACCTTCCACGCCTACCGCAACGATGTGATGGGCGCGAACCGCCTCAACATCGTGGTGCGGGCGCGCCAGGGCACGATCTGGACCGCGGCGGCCTTGAGCCGGCTCTACCAGGTGACGCAGGCGGTGACCTTTCTGCCGAATGTCGAGCGGCTGGGTGTGCAGTCGCTGTGGACGCCCAACAGCTTCGTCAACGAGATCACCGAGGAGGGCTTCCGCGCCGATCCGCTCATCGACGGCAGCGTCACGCCCGAGAGCCTGGATGAGGCGAGCATCGCCAAGATCCGGGCGGCGGCGCTGCAGGGCGGCTTCGTCGGCACCCTGGTCTCGCGCGGGCAGGACAGCGCCATGATCAGCGCCGAGCTGATCGAGACCGGCGCCGACGGCCGCCAGCTCGACTACGTGGCCTACAACCGCATCCTCGAGCAGCAGCTGCGCCAGCGCTTCGAGGACCAGGATTTCGCGATCGAGATCATCGGCTTCGCCAAGCAGGTGGGCGAGATCGCCGACGCCGCCGGTTCGGTGCTGGCCTATTTCGGCCTGGCCCTGCTGCTCACCGCCGCGGCGGTCTACTGGTATTGCCGCTCGCTGTTGTTCACGCTGCTGCCCATCCTGTGCTCCTTCACCTCGCTGGTGTGGCAGTTCGGCGCGCTGCAGCTGCTGGGCTTCGGCCTGGACCCGCTGGCGGTGCTGGTGCCCTTTCTGGTGTTTGCGATCGGCGTCTCGCATGGCGTGCAGCAGATCAACTTCATCGTGCGCGAGGTCTCGCTGGGCCGGAGCTGCGAGGCCGCCTGCCGCGCCAGCCTCACGGGCCTGCTGATCCCGGGCACGCTGGCGCTGGCGACCGCCTTTGTCTCCTTCATCACGCTCTTGCTGATCCCGATCCCGATGGTGCGCGAGCTGGCGATCGCGGCCTCGCTGGGCGTGGCCTTCAAGATCGTCACCAACCTGCTGATGCTGCCGGTGGCGGCCTCCTTCTTCCGCGTCGAGCGCAGCTATGCCGATGCCGCGATGGCGCTGCGCGAGGCGCGCGCCGATTGGCTGCGCCTGCTGGCCCGCATCGCCAGGCCGCGCCATGCCGCGGTCTGCCTGGGCCTGGTCGCCGTGCTGTTCGGGCTGGCGGTGTGGCAAAGCCATGGCCGCGTGGTCGGCACGGTGGAGCCGGGCGCACCCGAGCTGCGCCCGGATGCGCGCTTCAACCGCGACGCCGTGTCGATCGCCGCCAACTACGACACCGGCCTGGACTGGCTGACCGTGATCTTCGAGGCCAGCGCGGCCCCTGGCGCTCTCGCCACCCAGGACGGCATCGGCTTCTGCGGCAACGTCAACATCGGCCTGTTCCAGGACCGCTTCGTCTGGGCCATGCAGCCGGTGCCCGGCGTGCTGTCCGTCAGCGCCTTCTCCGACCAGATGAAGCAGTACAACCTCGGCTACAACGAGGGCAACCCGAAGATGGAAGCGGTGCCCCTGGACGCCGCCAACTTCGCGGCCCTGGCCACCGAGATCGCCCGCACCCGCGGCACCATGCGCAAGGACTGCAGCATGACCGCCGTGCACCTCTACCTGACCGACCACAAGGCGGTCACCATCCAGCGCGTCATCGAGGCCGTCAAGGCCTTCGCCGCCGGCCATGCCGAGGCGGGCGTGCAGATCCGCCTGGCCTCGGGCAATGCCGGCGTGCTGGCGGCGGTGAACGAGACGCTGGAGGCCAGCGAGCTGCCGATGATGCTGTACGTCTATGCCGCCATCGTGCTGCTGGTGTTCGCGACCTACCGCGACTTCCGGGCCGTGCTGGCCTGCTGCCTGCCGCTCACCATCGGCACCTTCATCGGCTACTGGTTCATGAAGGAACTGCAGATCGGCCTCACCGTGGCCACCCTGCCGGTGATGGTGCTGGCGGTGGGTATCGGCGTCGACTACGCCTTCTACATCTACAACCGCCTGCAGCTGCATCTGGCCAGGGGCCAGTCCATCGTGCAGGCGCTCGAGCAGGCGATCCTGGAGGTCGGCACGGCCACCATCTTCACCGCCATCACGCTGGCCCTGGGCGTGGCCACCTGGTCGTTCTCGGCGCTCAAGTTCCAGGCCGATATGGGCAAGCTGCTGGCCTTCATGTTTATGGTGAATATGGTGATGGCGATGACGGCGCTGCCCGCCTTCGCGGTATGGCTGGAGCGCCTGCTGCCGCGCCGCCGGCCCGCCCGCGTGCCCGGCCTGATGCTGCATTGA
- a CDS encoding saccharopine dehydrogenase family protein, producing MSNKDKKVRIALLGGAGMMGQGIVRDLLSDRAIVDIAELKLFDSSRERMRALGEAMNNDARLSLHELDVSDAQALRRALDGVDICVNAVPTLAGHQMAIFAAALDARADYVDLGGLGTYTVKQLEWHERFRAAGVVAVLGVGADPGMSNVICRAVADQLDEIDSIHLYWAATLSGAENPVLVPPYSVSTVLAEYAHPCVQFLGGRHVECAPQTGKEVIDLPEPWGRCEFMYSIHSEQLTVPLADGIRQKGIQEFTWKLHLPKREHEAWVGLVKAGFGDFDRPVDINGTPVRPLDLLNAVINRNIAENAQRIPAQQSSEIHFAIGRGRVGGQPATARCEVIVRAHPMYEGYVDAATSMNASIAVQLMLREPRRPGVYAPEAYFDAKSYFVEAEKRQFAISLTRQIG from the coding sequence ATGAGCAACAAGGACAAGAAGGTGCGCATCGCCCTGTTGGGCGGCGCCGGCATGATGGGGCAGGGCATCGTTCGCGACCTGCTGTCGGATCGGGCCATCGTCGACATCGCGGAACTCAAGCTCTTTGACTCGAGCCGCGAGCGCATGCGGGCGCTGGGCGAGGCGATGAACAACGACGCGCGTCTGAGCCTGCACGAGCTGGATGTGAGCGATGCGCAGGCGCTGCGGCGTGCGCTCGACGGGGTCGACATCTGCGTCAACGCGGTGCCGACCCTGGCCGGCCATCAGATGGCCATCTTTGCCGCCGCGCTGGACGCCAGGGCGGACTATGTGGACCTGGGCGGGCTGGGCACCTACACGGTCAAGCAACTGGAGTGGCACGAGCGCTTCCGCGCCGCCGGCGTGGTGGCGGTGCTGGGCGTCGGCGCCGACCCGGGCATGTCGAATGTGATCTGCCGCGCCGTGGCCGATCAGCTCGACGAGATCGACAGCATCCACCTCTACTGGGCCGCCACCCTGAGCGGCGCGGAGAACCCGGTGCTGGTGCCGCCCTACAGCGTCTCGACCGTGCTGGCCGAGTACGCCCATCCCTGCGTGCAGTTCCTCGGCGGCCGCCATGTCGAATGCGCGCCGCAGACCGGCAAGGAAGTGATCGACCTGCCCGAGCCCTGGGGGCGCTGCGAGTTCATGTACTCGATCCATTCCGAGCAGCTGACCGTGCCGCTGGCCGATGGCATCCGTCAGAAGGGCATCCAGGAGTTCACCTGGAAGCTGCATCTGCCCAAGCGCGAGCACGAGGCCTGGGTGGGGCTGGTGAAGGCGGGCTTCGGCGACTTCGACCGCCCGGTGGACATCAACGGCACGCCGGTGCGGCCGCTGGACCTGCTGAACGCCGTCATCAACCGCAATATCGCCGAGAACGCCCAGCGCATCCCCGCGCAGCAGAGCAGCGAGATCCACTTCGCGATCGGCCGCGGCCGGGTCGGCGGCCAGCCGGCCACGGCGCGCTGCGAGGTCATCGTGCGCGCCCATCCGATGTACGAGGGTTATGTCGACGCGGCAACCTCGATGAATGCCTCGATCGCCGTGCAGCTGATGCTGCGCGAACCGCGCCGGCCCGGCGTCTACGCGCCCGAGGCCTATTTCGATGCCAAGTCCTACTTCGTGGAAGCCGAGAAGCGCCAGTTCGCGATCTCGCTGACGCGCCAGATCGGCTGA
- a CDS encoding aldehyde dehydrogenase family protein, with amino-acid sequence MLERLLYIDGAFVPAARGGTLDVQDPACEEVFARAAAATAADVDAAVAAARRAFDHGPWPRLRAAERAALLRQVAAALRAEQEQLARLEQRDNGKPLKEARGDVADAAFCFDYYADMAEQIEAEGEAAVDVGDARFDCRIRREPVGVVGAITPWNFPLLMAAWKVAPALAAGCCVVLKPSELCLLSCTELARYLHEAGLPAGAFNLVTGLGTEAGAPLAEHPGVDKLAFTGSLATGAKVMAAAARESRNVSLELGGKSPLIIFADSDLDKAVQWLQFGVFWNQGQVCSATSRVLVQRPLYAALLARLKAAAEAIRIGPGDAEGVQMGPLVSAAQHAKVLEAIVRARDGGARLVSGGGRPAGLERGHFLQPTVFADVPTDSLIWREEVFGPVVCVNPFDSEAEAIALANDSRYGLAGAVMSADAARCERVARALRAGVVWINCSQPTFTQLPWGGMKASGIGRELGRSGYEAFLELKQITRFDEREDWNWYPADTVPKAPATEPSTT; translated from the coding sequence ATGCTGGAGCGGCTTCTCTACATCGACGGCGCCTTCGTGCCCGCGGCCCGCGGTGGCACGCTGGACGTGCAGGACCCGGCTTGCGAGGAGGTCTTTGCCCGCGCCGCCGCCGCCACGGCCGCCGATGTGGACGCGGCCGTCGCCGCCGCGCGCCGTGCCTTCGACCACGGGCCCTGGCCGCGCCTGCGCGCCGCCGAGCGCGCGGCCCTGCTGCGCCAGGTGGCGGCCGCCCTGCGCGCCGAGCAGGAGCAGCTGGCGCGGCTGGAGCAGCGCGACAACGGCAAGCCGCTCAAGGAGGCGCGCGGGGATGTGGCCGACGCCGCCTTCTGCTTCGACTACTACGCCGACATGGCCGAGCAGATCGAGGCCGAGGGCGAGGCCGCTGTCGATGTGGGCGATGCGCGTTTTGACTGCCGCATCCGCAGGGAGCCGGTGGGCGTGGTGGGCGCCATCACACCCTGGAACTTCCCGCTGCTGATGGCGGCCTGGAAGGTGGCGCCGGCGCTCGCCGCGGGCTGCTGCGTGGTGCTCAAGCCCTCCGAGCTGTGCCTGCTGAGCTGCACGGAACTGGCGCGTTATCTGCACGAGGCGGGGCTGCCCGCCGGCGCCTTCAATCTGGTGACCGGGCTGGGTACCGAAGCCGGCGCGCCGCTGGCCGAGCATCCCGGCGTCGACAAGCTGGCCTTCACCGGCTCGCTGGCCACCGGTGCCAAGGTGATGGCCGCGGCGGCGCGCGAGAGCCGCAACGTCAGCCTGGAGCTGGGCGGCAAGTCGCCGCTGATCATCTTTGCCGACAGCGATCTCGACAAGGCCGTGCAGTGGCTGCAGTTCGGCGTGTTCTGGAATCAGGGCCAGGTCTGCTCGGCCACCTCGCGCGTGCTGGTGCAGCGCCCGCTCTACGCGGCCCTGCTGGCGCGCCTGAAGGCGGCCGCCGAGGCGATCCGCATCGGCCCCGGCGACGCCGAGGGCGTGCAGATGGGGCCCCTGGTGTCGGCCGCCCAGCATGCCAAGGTGCTGGAGGCGATCGTGCGGGCCCGCGACGGTGGCGCCCGCCTGGTCAGTGGCGGCGGCCGCCCCGCCGGCCTGGAGCGCGGCCATTTCCTGCAGCCCACCGTGTTTGCCGATGTGCCGACCGACAGCCTCATCTGGCGCGAGGAGGTGTTCGGCCCGGTGGTCTGCGTGAATCCCTTCGACAGCGAAGCGGAAGCGATCGCGCTGGCCAACGACAGCCGCTACGGCCTGGCCGGCGCGGTGATGTCGGCCGACGCGGCGCGCTGCGAGCGCGTGGCCCGCGCCCTGCGTGCGGGCGTGGTGTGGATCAACTGCTCCCAGCCCACCTTCACCCAGCTGCCCTGGGGCGGCATGAAGGCCTCTGGCATCGGCCGCGAGCTGGGCCGGTCGGGCTACGAAGCCTTCCTGGAGCTTAAGCAGATCACCCGCTTTGATGAGCGCGAAGACTGGAACTGGTACCCGGCCGACACCGTGCCGAAGGCGCCAGCAACCGAACCATCCACGACTTGA